Proteins from a genomic interval of Denticeps clupeoides chromosome 20, fDenClu1.1, whole genome shotgun sequence:
- the LOC114770553 gene encoding lanosterol 14-alpha demethylase-like has product MLSGISEASSLLLENTVGRMSGSLTSLVLGASVFTLALGYFSKLVLKPSKSGGREAKYPPYIPSSIPFLGHAIAFGKSPIEFLENAYEKYGPVFSFTMVGKTFTYLLGSDAATLMFNSKNEDLNAEDVYSKLTTPVFGRGVAYDVPNPIFLEQKKMLKTGLNIAHFRKHVEVIEEETKEYFSRWGESGEKNLFDALSELIILTASRCLHGKEIRSMLDEKVAQLYADLDGGFTHAAWLLPGWLPLPSFRRRDRAHLEIKNIFYKVIQKRRESSEKEDDILQTLMEATYKDGRPLTDDEIAGMLIGLLLAGQHTSSTTSAWLGFFLARDKPLQDQCYTEQKNVCGKELPPLVYDQLKDLNLLERCLRETLRLRPPIMTMMRMARSPQTAAGYTIPAGHQVCVSPTVNHRLQDTWSERMEFNPGRYLTENPAAGEKFAYIPFGAGRHRCIGENFAYVQIKTIWSTLLRLFEFELVDGYFPTINYTTMIHTPNNPIIRYRRRKH; this is encoded by the exons ATGCTGAGCGGAATATCTGAAGCCAGCagcctgctgctggagaacacGGTGGGCCGAATGAGCGGCAGCCTGACGTCGCTGGTGCTCGGGGCGTCAGTGTTCACCCTGGCGCTGGGATATTTCTCCAAGCTGGTCCTGAAACCGAGCAAGAGCGGCGGCAGGGAGGCT AAATATCCCCCGTACATTCCGTCCAGTATACCGTTCCTTGGCCATGCTATTGCTTTTGGGAAAAGTCCAATTGAATTTTTGGAGAATGCATACGAGAAG TATGGACCAGTATTCAGCTTCACTATGGTTGGCAAGACGTTCACGTATTTGCTCGGAAGCGATGCTGCAACCTTAATGTTTAACAGTAAAAACGAAGACCTCAATGCAGAAGACGTCTACTCCAAGCTCACCACTCCTGTCTTCGGCAGAGGAGTTGCCTATGACGTTCCCAATCCG ATATTTCTGGAACAGAAGAAGATGCTAAAGACTGGACTAAACATTGCCCATTTCAGAAAGCACGTGGAAGTCATCGAGGAAGAGACAAAGGAGTACTTCTCCCGATGGGGTGAAAGTGGAGAGAAAA ACCTGTTTGATGCTCTGTCGGAGCTGATCATACTGACGGCCAGCCGCTGTCTGCATGGTAAGGAGATCCGCAGCATGCTGGACGAGAAGGTGGCCCAACTCTATGCTGACCTGGATGGGGGCTTCACTCATGCTGCCTGGCTGTTGCCGGGCTGGTTGCCCCTCCCAAGCTTCAG GCGAAGGGACCGAGCACACTTGGAAATCAAGAACATTTTCTACAAAGTGATCCAGAAGCGCAGAGAGTCCAGCGAGAAAGAAGATGACATTCTGCAGACACTCATGGAGGCTACTTACAA AGACGGGCGACCGCTGACAGACGATGAGATAGCAGGGATGCTGATTGGCTTGCTTCTGGCAGGCCAGCACACCTCGTCCACCACCAGCGCGTGGCTGGGCTTCTTTCTAGCTCGAGAtaagccactgcaggaccaatGCTACACAGAACAGAAGAATGTGTGCGGAAAGGAGCTCCCCCCTCTCGTCTATGACCAG CTGAAGGACCTTAACCTACTCGAACGCTGTTTGAGAGAGACACTAAGACTCCGCCCACCCATCATGACAATGATGAGAATGGCCAGGTCTCCTCAG ACGGCTGCAGGCTACACCATTCCAGCCGGCCACCAGGTATGCGTGTCCCCAACGGTGAACCATCGCCTGCAGGACACCTGGTCAGAGAGAATGGAGTTCAACCCTGGCCGCTACCTGACCGAAAACCCTGCAGCAGGGGAGAAATTCGCCTACATCCCTTTTGGAGCAG GCCGTCACCGTTGCATCGGGGAGAATTTTGCCTACGTACAGATCAAAACCATCTGGTCCACATTGCTCCGCCTATTTGAATTCGAACTTGTTGATGGCTACTTTCCTACAATCAACTACACAACGATGATCCACACGCCAAACAATCCGATCATAAGATACAGGAGGAGGAAgcactaa
- the LOC114770633 gene encoding alpha-tectorin-like has protein sequence MRGPLLSLAALLVCGYSSAGPPVAPTAPGSCWAMGDPHYRTFDGYFYNFMGDCTYTMAMNCDVDYHHPPFEVNVKNKALPNSKLTAVSEVTVNVYGINIQFTRSEFGMVKLNNKVWNLPITINNGLGQIQLMQSGLSVILSTDFGLTVQYDWVEYVLVTVPSNFMGRVCGMCGNFNGNQQDDLSMRNGSLARNVDALGKSWRVPNVAGEANCKDECTGECQECSFGKRLEADMFCGVLTPILDLQFRDCHNVIDPSVFFQMCKYDHCRGGGLENYLCRMLEVYTDACQRAGVKVHDWRSIARCSNPKCPENSHFEQCGNACPSTCDGSPTCKSPCVQTCTCNEGYMRSGNKCVPKAQLCLNNQIY, from the exons ATGAGAGGACCACTGTTGAGCCTTGCTGCTTTGCTCGTGTGTG GGTACAGCTCTGCAGGACCCCCAGTTGCACCCACAGCTCCGGGATCATGCTGGGCCATGGGTGACCCTCACTACCGTACTTTTGATGGCTACTTCTACAACTTCATGGGGGACTGCACGTACACCATGGCCATGAACTGCGATGTTGATTACCATCACCCTCCCTTTGAGGTCAATGTAAAGAACAAGGCCCTGCCCAACTCCAAGTTGACAGCCGTCAGCGAGGTGACCGTTAACGTCTATGGTATTAACATCCAGTTCACTCGGTCAGAATTTGGCATGGTCAAG CTCAATAACAAGGTATGGAACCTCCCGATCACCATTAACAATGGCCTGGGACAAATCCAGCTGATGCAGAGTGGTCTCTCCGTCATCTTGTCGACAGACTTTGGGTTGACGGTGCAGTATGACTGGGTTGAGTACGTGCTGGTGACTGTGCCTAGCAACTTCATGGGCAGGGTGTGCGGCATGTGTGGGAACTTCAATGGAAACCAGCAAGACGACTTATCCATGCGCAACGGTTCCCTAGCAAGGAACGTGGATGCTTTAGGCAAGAGCTGGAGAGTCCCTAACGTGGCCGGCGAAGCCAACTGCAAAGACGAGTGCACAGGGGAGTGCCAGGAGTGCAGCTTCGGCAAGCGCCTGGAGGCTGACATGTTCTGCGGGGTTCTCACGCCCATCTTGGACCTCCAGTTCCGAGACTGCCACAACGTCATTGATCCAAGCGTCTTCTTCCAAATGTGCAAGTACGACCACTGCAGGGGTGGCGGGCTGGAGAACTACTTGTGCAGGATGCTGGAGGTCTATACTGATGCCTGCCAACGTGCTGGCGTCAAGGTCCACGACTGGAGGAGCATTGCACGCTGTT CCAATCCCAAGTGCCCTGAGAACAGCCACTTTGAACAATGCGGGAACGCCTGTCCTTCCACTTGTGATGGCAGCCCCACGTGCAAAAGCCCCTGCGTGCAGACCTGCACCTGCAATGAAGGCTACATGCGCAGCGGAAACAAGTGCGTTCCCAAAGCCCAGCTCTGCTTGAACAACCAAATCTACTGA